gtggctcatcaacttaattcctcTGTatttgctacaactctgtacatcatcTTTGTTCTCAAAGATTGGCACCATGACACtcctcctccattcctcagacattttctcactctccaaaatgccattgaatagtcgagtcaaaaacctcactgccatctctcctagacatttccatacctccactggtatgtcatcaagTCCAGTTACCTTCCCGTTCTTCATCAACGTCAAAGCTTTCCAGACTTCATCCTAactaaccttttccacttccacagtttctatgacctctactattaattccctttcattctcttcattcattaaCTCCACAAAGTGCTCCTTCCATCTTTccatcacactctcctctcttgttagaacattaccatttctatcttCAGCAAGCATAACCTgttgcacatcctttccagcctggtccctctGTCTTGACAGCcaatacaagtccttctctccctccttagtgtccagactctcgtacaactcatcataaaccttctgttttgccttttctatctccctctttgccctatgttgcatctccctatattcctgtctactctcttcagtcctctcactgtcccatttcttcctggctaacctcttcctctggataacttcctgcacttcattATTCCACCACAAGGTTtctttatcatcttttctctgtccagatgaaacaccaagtaccttcctatctgtctctctaatcactgtggctgtagtagtCCTGTCATGCGGAAgttctttcttaccacccagagcctttaacagctcctttctgaactcctcacaacattcttccttcctcgACTTCTATCATTTGGTCCTCTGCCTTTAcacttttcctcttcatcacaacagtcatcctacacaccaccatctgatgctctcccctgccacaaccttacagtccacaatctccctcaggttacctcttcctTTGCCTACCCTCCAtcctacactcttgactttcctcttccccctctgtctcctggcacaaTTCCCTCCTCGTGATCttcgactaacagtagcacaatttctgcCGGCatcctgtttgtcaacagcatcGGTGGCGGTCGTCGTTAACCCGGGCCTCGACCAATCTGGTATGGTGTCGTTTGTCTCAGCTCACATGTTCGTTTTGTCAAGTGTTTTACgacagatgcccttcctgacacaaccctcaccatttacccgggCTAGGGACCAGCATGAGAGAtccactggcttgtgctcccttATGGCTGGTTTAATCGAACCTTCTCCACTCAACCCCAATAAAGTAACAATTAAAATCTGTAATTAAATCAGAAATCAGTATAAATAACCCACCCTTCAAAGTTAAATGAGGAgataataaaaatcacaaaaaaaaaaccttttaaactctacaaattaaaatctgaattcATCAGTAACACTACCTATAACTAAATGGGAACATGATCTGAACTTCTCTTCCAGTCTTGGCTTCTGGACTCAAATCTGTAAGAACATTTTCTCTATGACTGGAAGTACAAAAGTACATTTAATACAGTACAATATGTCCACAGGGCTCCTAttactcaaagaaaaaacatctgacACGGACATCTGTACACAATGCACATTAGGTATcaccaatgattatttccatGCCACATGGACCTGAAAACCAGCTCACTTTTTCTGGTTGGCAGTAACTAAAGCATTTTCTACCATTTTGAGCTGTTGAATCCCTCTGTCTGCAACGCTATGTCCTTTTAGGTAATACTGAACTCAAAATCCTCTCAACTAAACATAAGAACCTACTCCTCAATACTcgatcactgtcagttttggcGAGTAGGTTTAACCCAAAATGTAGACTGGCACGAGCTCAAAGGAAAACCAAaactagtttattttaaaggaattaaaaacaaaatgctgacgtgACAACAGAAACTAGACAGCACAAACTTACTAGTGTCAGGAAACACAGAGATCACAAGGGACATGAGGAAAAACGGGCAGTGCATGTAGCAAAAAGGAACCAGTAAGTTTGTGAAGAACATGaatgggttttaaagacagtggacacaggtgactgattacaaaatTGAGACaagtgtagatgggtgtggcaggcaaactGGTGAAGCTGATGACAGGTGAGTAAAgacagggacacaaagagcACAGAGAGCAACAACTGTACAAGAACAACgtgaaactaaacacaggaataACGAGAGATAaaccagaaacataaaacaataaccctaatatgaaagaaactcaaaaaataaccaaaagcCTAACAATTTTAAGTGTAACAAGAGGATGTAagaaaaaagggtaaaacattttcagatcactttgcttcagttttaacTTCTTGTTAAAAGGAGGGCACCAGATCTTGTTTCTCTCCTTATCGACTTGCATCAGCTTAAATCATAACTAGACCTAACATTGCTTTTCTCACCACCAGATAAGAAGCTGGGTGCCCTGCTGGGGATGGGGGTATGCCTTTCCTGGAGACCATGCCGTGCAGCTGGACTGCCCCTGATCAGCCAGGAAGAATGGCAAAAACTGAGGGTCAGCTGAGAACCAGTTGAGGTCAACAGCTTGTCCTAAAGGTCACCCAGGAGGGTTAGGGTGTCTGAAGCTGTCAGCTGATGGAGTCAGGAGTTGGAGAAGGACGCATCATCTAAGGGCGATTTGTGACTGGACTTAAACTAAGACTGTAGTTTCAGCTGAAGGATTCACAGGACTTGTGGAACAAcgtggacagatgagaccaaaagtacagatgtttacccataatacACAGGGCCATGTTTAGAAACATACCtactgtcagcacggtggtggaaggctgatggtttgggcggTTTGAAGTCTTTAAGTCGACCATGAACCTCtttgtagaccaaaggattctggagtcaaaaGGCTTTTCAGTGACTCCCTGACTCCCTGACTGACGCAGGAGCCCCCACAGAAACTTTTATTGTATGAAAAAATGAGATTCAACAGTTTCAGAAACAATTTACTGTGACAGCACTGTCTGAGTGATGATAAATTAAAGGATGGTTTTGAGGGCTGTGACATTGGCTAACATGACAAAGGTTGTAATAAGGAGAGAGCACCCTGATCgataatatttttgttgaaatagAGAATATATCTACCTGATTTCACAATTGTAGATATGAAAAATAATATCATTtggaacaaataaatatttcaaagctGGTATAAAGAAAGTCAACAAAAGAAAtcatgagttttaaaaaggaattaAGAAATCAGGATTGGTAAGACATTTATGTTGTTAATGTTAATGATTCATATTATGAATTTTTaggtatgtttttgttgtacaATTAATATTGTCCTCAAATAGAACTTAGACTAAAAgttgaaaacataaacataagGAAACCTTGGATAACAAATGGTTTGGAAAAAgcctgtaataataaaaaatgtatagaGAATTTACAGTGTCTATAACAAGTATTCACTCCGTTTGATGTTATTATTGCCATCACAAATCTGTTGTGGTTTATGTAAATTGGCcttcaatacaaaaaaaatcaaaagaaccTTTAAAGTTAAAGTGAAATCACATTTCTGCAGAGTAATGTTaattaaatagaaatatgtaatttaaaacaagttcttGCACAAAAATTAACCCCCTCTAAAGTGGTTGTCCTAGTTCAACCCAGAgaacaaagatttttaaaatatatacttttcagtcaggggatggatacaaaagaacttccaaggccctaaacatccccaggagttctgttaggctgtattcacacctgacaGTCCGGTAGactccattttcagctgctgcggttcacattcacactgcactgagtcagTCCAAACCGCCTGAaggtggcgctgcaccaagaactactgaagtgCTTCTGTTTTAGCTGTACTCGTTAGCTTCTAGCATGTCCAGTTACTGTCAAATATGACCAACACAACAGTGACTAAAGTACTCCATTTATTGATCAATAGTTGCCATATTACAAAGTCGTTAAGGGAGGGTCGGTTAAACAACATTACtaacaacaaatgaaaagacatgagtaaataaaaacaatccattTTAAAGGAAGCTCCACAAAATGTGTCATGTGATGTGATCTGACATTCTCCACCTACAACAGACCCTGTCGCTTCAGATCCTCGTAGGTCTTCTTGTTCACCACATTTCCAATAGAGTCTTCATACTCCTCCTGAAACCACACAGGTACAGGCTTCAAATCTGGGAACATGAAGTCCAGAACTGGTTTGTTTGGATTTCTACTCACCTCTGTGTCAGGCTGCCACCGCTCCAAAGCCTTCTGGGATTTCAGCTTTGCCCACACTGGaattaacaaacaaatcacTTCATAAAACTGGCCCCCAAAACATTAACATTACGTTTTATTGACAAAAACCTGGAGAAAGGACTTACAAGAGACTGCATCCTCGATCTGTGTGACATTAGCAAAGTGAGCCGTGTTAGGGATTCCTAAGCACCGCATTCCATGAGCGTGTCTCCACTCctgcaaaaacaatttaaaacatgattGATTTTCTAATTTACTTTCCTTTTCACAGGAAGtccataataaaaacaatcctgTACCGCAAAGTGCCTCTGGAAGGCTTTGGGCCCTCTGTAGGTGTAGTTTCCACAGATCTCACAGTTGTAGTTGATGTTCAGACCGTGGAGTTTGTAGAGCCAGTAAGGGATTGGCTGGAGGACAAAAACGCAAACTTCAGATTGGTCAGATAATCacatgaagtaaaataaattaaatgtgtggTCTGAATAAAAGTGAGGACAAAGAATCAAGTAAAAGTGTTTCAGTTCCCTATAATTCCCCCTAAAAGAAAAGGTTGTGGCACATTGACAGATTATTTTGCTGCTTCCCAGCAGGTGGTGATGAGGACATCCTTCTGACACTTTAACCATGAAaactcactgagctgcaactgtggACAACTCAAAACTGCAGGAAAGAAGgaaaagtttgtttcatttttagtgaattctgagtgtttgccaCCAAGCAACCAGAGGCGTGCAGCTGCACTTTGCACATCCAGTTTTCAAAGAAAAGTTggtctactactactactgtgCAAAACCAGTTTACAGAAGTGTTTTAATAACTAATACTTCAGTCTTCAAaagttttctctgcttgttAAAAAACGTACCAAACATCAACATCAGAATACAACAAACGTTTTATTTACAGGCCAAGCATCACCTgccaccttccatgccagaaACTgaaactcagatcatcttatgttgacaacTGATGGAGCTGTAGCCCTTTAGTtcaaccttgaaaatgacaataTGTGGAAAACTGTGACATCACGCACAAGCTGTTAAACCTTagtgtgaatgagtctcagctactaccacatcaaactttagctcaatatctgtaaaatagctatttttgtgtttgttcaggtgatacctcactgggctgcaactgttggagactagttggtgagcAGCATTCACCAGGGAAATGTTTGTGGGGAGATTCAGTTTCCTTCTATGAGtcagaggctcacagtcttgttgcttgaattttgaacatgtttcaAAAATGAGTGTGACAaaatttctttcaaatattcacAGAGTCATCACAAAACCTCTGAAGAGCTCCATAGCTGTATTTGGACACATGTAAGGTGTGACACCACACAGACGATaaaaatctgcctatcttcatttctaaagtgtactacAGTAAAATTAATCTTAAATAAGGGGGCGGCTGTCAgggtgggtacgatgtgggcagaggtgggcaGCAAAATCATGTGGACGGCctggaatacagttttacaagctgtgcaaacagaaatacgatgtcattttaaaaactagcaGAGCAAAGCAGCCACATGGCTTgcctgacacaaacacaagcagttGCAGCCTGGTGAGATACTAACTTAAGCTtcattagctgcagcagccatatTTTAACTAGATTAAactcaaaagttaattaatttagagttttattcaaatctgtgcagtggtttatgagatattttactaatggACAGAGTTGAAtccaacagttttaaataaagatctcacacaatccGTTAGTGATGACTcaactactatcacaccaaatttttagcttaatatctgtaccACTAACAGAGTTAAAGCAATTTTGGTGTTTCCTATggtcaatcagctgtggcgggcatcttaaattggactgactacaaaaggtaatcagttgtacatccaattactactttctgagagtttcattcaaatctgtccagtggtttatgagatacttttccaacagacagacagcagctttTTGGTGacagaaaagacatttatgAGTTTCTTTACAAATGTAACTTGTAACCCTTTGTTTGAAGTGTGCCCCTGAGGTAGCCCTGCCACCTCAGCCTTtgttacagaaagaaatattcCCTGGTGCAGCCTCACCTTTCCATCCCATCCCAGCGGCAAATTCTTGGGGTTGTAGATGATTTCGTTGTCTTCGTCTTCACTCTCACTCTCACTgagctgctcttcctcctcctcctcgcgcTCTTCGCCTGTTCTTGCCTGTTTCCTCTGCACATTCTCATGAGTCAGCTGCCTTTGCTCCTAGATCCAGCCACAAAATCCCCATTAAGACCATCACACTCCAGCCCACATTGACTAAACCAGACTGTATCCTTCTAACAGCAGCATGAACCTGGAGATCAGACTCACCCCCAGAATCTCCACGTATTCATACACCTGAGCTTCCAGGAAGCCAATTTCCTTGTTCCGCTCCGTGTCTCTGCACGAGTTAGGAATGAACATGTTATAGATTATAAAACATGCACTGTAGTAGGACACCATCAACCTTAGGGTGAATTTTATAATGCACACTTACTTTTTAGGGCCTTTGGCTTTGGGATTCTTGGCAAACAGAGATGGGTCGAGTGATTCCAGGGATTTACCTTTAGTGCTGAACAGTCTCTGAGCTCGCTCCTCCAGAGTCCtgagcacagaaacacacaggtcAACAAGTTCATTCTTCTACACAACATTATGCAATCATATGATCAACAGAGGGTCAGcgttacagaaaaacaaacgtgttaacaaaatatcttctTAACTactgaatgggttttaatgaaactttcagaaagtaatcattggatatacatctacaaggGATTAACCTCTAGTGTCAAcactattcaagatggctgccacaactaactgaccttCGAAAATCCAtagatggctataactctgtcacttttcagatgggctaaaatttgatgtggtagcagctcaGTCAACAACTCATACTTCAAGCGCAAACAGATCATGCGAGATACTGAaaaattgcatgagattgcgtgtaatataatttgtttgacaaaaacagttataaccccatcatttctcatcatgagatgatcttagtttaaaactatggcataAAGAatagcgggtgatatgcattccttcaaggaaggttaggcttttaattacatttttgcagTGGCAGGGGATGATTTAGAAACAGTTGTTATGCTAAAGCAAGATAATGAAAGCAGTAAAATTTATAATACATCAATTATTCTTGGCTGACTCAGCTCCTCTTGGTCTGAGTGGACTTAAAAGTCAACGCAGCTGGTTGCTGTTTGGGCAAACGCATCAAAAATACCTGCTGCAGACTCAGAGAAGATTCTTGTCGGGTTCAGCTACTTTGCCCCCAAAAAACTTTGCCtgactaattttaaatttagtctGAAAGCTGAACACACACTTTGTTGCTACAGTAAAGACTTATAGGCCAATTCagccaatgtttttttttaagtcggAGACCTTTTTTCACAGTGAATTGATCAGTAGTCGACTCAGCAAGATGGAATTCTGTGAGTAGTCAGTTCACTTACAGCTCTCTCAGCACCAATAGTGCTGTGGTGATCAcagaaattattcaaataatCAAAGGCCTAGTATCCCTTAAaggagggccgctgtcctggaagtcttaggtttttctgctccaacacacctgattcaaatgatttaatgaCCTCTTCACCAAAATCATCAAGTTTTCCtcaagcatgtccacaagtcatttatttaaagcaagaacacatctaaaacatgcaggaaagcagcatggaggaacagagtttgacacgcgtgccttaaaggaatgcatgtcgcccgggGTCATCTCATGGACATAATAGACACTTCTTAGGCCCAGTATTCATCAAGGGACAGCTGGAGGGAAGAGTTTTTCCCATGATGTTCAAGGCATGTCAGGCTTTTCTTCATATACAATTGGTGGTCTTTGAAAActattcccattttccacattttttgaaagaatactaataatactaatactaataatactaatactaataatatAATGTATactgcagtttgttttggtaTTGCTGGTTGTTTATTAACCTTTTAGGCCTTACATCATTTATAACAAATGGTTTTACTCTGCTatatttaaaggtgaactgaaatgaaatctcaaaatattggcatttcatgaatgttactTCCACATAACATTCCAGGaacccatttttctgacttaaaataaactgtttttagcatttaagtcaatttctgaagtgggtgatttgGGGAGCAGAGTTGgcgtcctgggttcatgacgtgcGCTGTGCCCCGGTCGGCCTCTAAAAGAGAGCTGGAGAACAAAGAACACCgctactgtccagttgtttactagtggaaatggaagaagaagcctttttgaacacaaagaaatgccagaagactttgcgggagtaatggatatacaaccagaCCAGTATGAATCTGAACTGACAGCTGGATCTCCAGAagcagatgaaaactcttcagatttggattctgatgatcaccaggcctgtcatggccgacaaaacaacgtGCATAATTACAGAGTTGGGAATGTGGAACGGTGAGAACCGATTGCCCCCAGATcactgtcatgacatcagtacacaacactggaAACCAAtataaagacagcaggagagagctaacgttgctaactcgaAGCTAACCGGCTGCTAACTTGTTAAAAACGTGAGCGCGCTTAAGAGTAGCATCtataaactctcacaccagattaaactaatcaacagcaatttcagactatgacatttgtttaatcacacatggattgtctatatgtTTTCATCattaacaaactgctctgaatcacaaactgatctcagacCTTTTTATGACAGCGTTCATgtcacgtttgaagtaaaacttcctgatTCTCGTCTCTTCTGTGGCAATGTCTTCCTCTTCATTTGGCTTTcttttaagattaaaaatagttggcaaaaagccctgttttttttggcatgaagccagtccactgCATTAACGTGGGCCAGAGCGGTGCTTCTCTTATAAGTGATCcaaaccagagttctgatagtaattcccacatcggagcttatggatccaaatctgaggaaggtttttatctttcgggaagccaaaaaatgaaactccagtggtatctTCTGGCTAGTTTGAACAATTCATTCTGATGCACTGAACCATGttgtaccggtattcatccactcactgatgaatggctgaatgcttGTGAACCTCAGTGGCTCTGAGGTGGTCACGCATCAGGATGGTCACagaaaaagccgaaaacacccAAGTGGTTTCTTCAGTGTCCAGTAGTAAGTATTCAGTATTTCATGTCtgttcacacaaaaatacaagtgtggcgttttaacattttctgtcatgcaaattgtttaaaaaatatatagtttagGAGCTTCTAATTGTTCTGTCCATGTAGACAAAATGCTGAATAATAATCGTTTTGGGCATACATAAAACTGTTCCTATGAGGATGGGCCTGAGAttatctcatgttgagaaatgggagtgttatagccattttagctCTTTATCTTTAGGATGGTTGGGCTTAGTtcaagccatttttttgtttcaggtcaCTGTGTGGGgtcattttaaatgtggttgactttctgagagtttaattaaaatccatccagtggttcatgagatattttgctaaaactacaGGCAAaccaacacagacagacacaagcaaaacatgCTGCTTTGTCTTCAAAAGCGGGTGATACCAATCACTAGAATCACAATATAGTTGCTTCAATACTGTTAGTTTTTCCTGCATTCTTACCCTCCACACTTTAGTCCCAAAGCCATAAGAGCAGACTTCAATCTGTCCAGACCCAAAGAGGCCAACTCCTGcacaacaaacaacataaaacagatGAGTGGAAGTCTGAAAGAGCagcctttaaattaaactcaaacaAGTAGGagtggttttattatttacctCCCAAGAAGAAAAAGCTGAGAGGTCCAGATGAGCTCCAGCATGTGTCAAAGCACTGCTCGTTTCTTTCTACAACATCATCAGGCAACATGTTAGAGATCAGCTGaaaaaccagcagcagacaTCTGTGTCACATAAGCAGGACTTACAGGCCATCCTGGAAAGGTCCCATTCTCCCATTTT
The DNA window shown above is from Kryptolebias marmoratus isolate JLee-2015 linkage group LG5, ASM164957v2, whole genome shotgun sequence and carries:
- the sf3a3 gene encoding splicing factor 3A subunit 3, with translation METILEQQRRYHEEKERLMDAKTKEMLHKKSTLREQINSDHRIRAMLDRYMEVSANLRDSYEDKDGMRRDELAAISGPNEFAEFYNRLKQIKEFHRKHPNEISIPMSAEFEELMKAKDNPSEEAQNMVDFTDEEGYGRYLDLHDCYLKYINLKGAEKLDYITYLTSFDQLFDISKDRKNAEYKKYLEMLLEYLQDYTDRVKPLLDQNDLYGKVLSDFEKKWENGTFPGWPKETSSALTHAGAHLDLSAFSSWEELASLGLDRLKSALMALGLKCGGTLEERAQRLFSTKGKSLESLDPSLFAKNPKAKGPKKDTERNKEIGFLEAQVYEYVEILGEQRQLTHENVQRKQARTGEEREEEEEEQLSESESEDEDNEIIYNPKNLPLGWDGKPIPYWLYKLHGLNINYNCEICGNYTYRGPKAFQRHFAEWRHAHGMRCLGIPNTAHFANVTQIEDAVSLWAKLKSQKALERWQPDTEEEYEDSIGNVVNKKTYEDLKRQGLL